From the Chloroflexia bacterium SDU3-3 genome, the window GCGCCGAAGTTGGCCCTGCATTGTTTTTCTCCTTCTTGCTGCTACGAGCGAAGCGCTCGAACATTCAGCCGCTTGTGTTCCTGCTAGTGGTACGCTAGGCCAGGGGGGATTGTTGCAGCGGCCCGCTGATCGGCGCGGGCATGTTCTGAATCGAATGAGGAGACCATGACACGACGATCTGCCGCCCGCCGCCCGCGCCGCTCGCCCTACCGCCAGTTTGGCGGCATCGCCGTGGGCCTGGGGCTGGGCCTGGCCCTGGGCATCGCGCTGTTCGCCAAGATCGACTGGCTGGCCGCCTGGCTGCTGGGATGGGGCGTGGTGGCCTTCGCGCTCTACGGCTTCGACAAGCGCCAGGCCAAGGCCGCAGGCGGGCGCGTGCCCGAGCTGGTGCTGCACGGGGTGGCGCTGGTGGGCGGGGTGTTCGGGGCC encodes:
- a CDS encoding DUF1294 domain-containing protein, whose translation is MTRRSAARRPRRSPYRQFGGIAVGLGLGLALGIALFAKIDWLAAWLLGWGVVAFALYGFDKRQAKAAGGRVPELVLHGVALVGGVFGAWLGRGVFRHKTQHQSFTLVLALATVVWLAAAWWRWWA